Proteins encoded in a region of the Metamycoplasma alkalescens genome:
- a CDS encoding Mbov_0395 family pilin-like conjugal transfer protein gives MNNFSTTLGDATDASSSTQQNLTLLAQTVQKYINIVLGSMAGLLVLAIMIVGAIAWFKASRADSDEERRAQLKKIKWLAGFIVFVVIAWAISGIVTTILQGIWKVQ, from the coding sequence ATGAATAATTTTTCAACAACTTTAGGGGATGCAACAGATGCATCATCTTCAACACAACAAAATTTAACTTTATTAGCGCAAACTGTTCAAAAATATATAAATATTGTTCTTGGATCAATGGCGGGATTATTAGTTTTAGCCATTATGATTGTTGGGGCAATTGCTTGATTTAAAGCATCAAGAGCTGATAGTGATGAAGAAAGAAGGGCTCAGTTAAAAAAAATCAAATGACTAGCAGGATTTATTGTTTTTGTTGTGATTGCTTGAGCAATATCAGGAATTGTAACAACTATTTTGCAAGGAATATGAAAGGTTCAATAA